From Primulina huaijiensis isolate GDHJ02 chromosome 15, ASM1229523v2, whole genome shotgun sequence, one genomic window encodes:
- the LOC140960316 gene encoding formin-like protein 11, producing MGFGGSQVLHMFLLIFFFFVTASFYCTHNLIAKASFNSQQYYFNSEVHYGRNNREEFVQKQDKIVLFLEKFRVLSGLQSFQSHKLRNGHFAYLPPSSSPSPALAWTPAPAVHTHRHAQPPLHYHSSSSRGHKIQKEHKGKGMKDRRILSAVLASVGVTSILCAIGLFFCCRKFKKQQKRRTKRSVSMNTTEARNKGKSKFATSQSSVKKVSSDPGPDLFYLDSLETALNQKHGCMNPNFDPGKTAFARNMSNCSHDENEESDNRVVHSCSVVEITTVHEISESVEYKNEDLHFSHGERLITEEQIHGFDDEIIIEESDSSDDESFHSFCNSCSPQVRNSNTSACSISELFEAPSQDDQNKESLILISSEISHSNPILSAPCSPLQPPPPPPPPPPSVPFMHVSSSPSLKAKSNIKSSTLTNFSYSKAPKTSPPPPSAPSLSKGNTNNPLKIPPPPPSQLNQRMPSGKYGSPLPKLKPLHWDKVRATPDRSTVWDKLRSSSFEFDEEMIESLFGYNLQNTIKMGEAKSKTPSPSKHVLDPKRLHNITILSKALNVTAAQVCGALIRGDGLSLQDLETLSKMVPTKEEEAKLSNYRGDVLELGSAEKLVKEMLKIPFAFARIEAMLYRETFEDEVFHLIKSFSMLEEACKELRSSRLFLKLLEAVLKTGNRMNIGTTRGGAKAFKLDALLKLADVKGTDGKTTLLHFVVQEIMRSEGLRVSESIMGRINMRSNTSNIEDKEEKYRKMGLDLVSGLSTELCNVKKTATIDLDVLASSVTNLSERMRELQQLVQKDMIMEETKGNFVISMRSFLKYAKTKVKEVQQDENRVSLHVKEITEYFHGNVSKDELNPLRIFVIVRDFLCTLDNVCKELRSSKTPRGPNPLSVF from the exons ATGGGTTTTGGTGGTTCTCAAGTTCTCCACATGTTTTTgttaatcttttttttctttgtaaCTGCATCTTTCTATTGCACCCACAATTTGATTGCAAAGGCCTCGTTCAATTCACAACAGTACTACTTCAACAGTGAAGTGCATTATGGAAGAAATAATAGGGAGGAATTTGTTCAAAAACAAGATAAAATTGTCTTGTTTTTGGAGAAGTTCAGAGTTCTATCGGGACTTCAAAGCTTCCAATCTCACAAATTAAGAAATGGCCATTTTGCATATCTTCCTCCATCCTCATCACCTTCACCGGCACTCGCATGGACTCCAGCTCCGGCGGTGCACACTCACCGACACGCGCAACCGCCGTTGCATTATCACTCTTCGTCCTCGAGAGGTCATAAAATACAGAAAGAACACAAAGGAAAAGGCATGAAAGATAGAAGAATCTTGAGTGCAGTATTAGCGTCAGTTGGGGTTACCTCTATACTGTGTGCAATTGGGCTCTTCTTTTGCTGCAGGAAATTCAAGAAACAGCAAAAACGGAGGACCAAAAGAAGTGTATCAATGAACACAACCGAAGCAAGAAACAAAGGCAAATCAAAGTTTGCCACATCCCAAAGCTCAGTAAAAAAGGTGAGTTCAGATCCAGGCCCTGACCTTTTTTACCTCGATTCTTTAGAAACTGCATTAAACCAAAAACATGGTTGCATGaatccaaatttcgatccggGAAAAACGGCTTTTGCTCGAAACATGTCAAATTGTTCACATGACGAGAATGAAGAATCTGATAACAGAGTTGTGCATTCTTGTTCTGTTGTGGAAATTACTACTGTGCATGAAATTTCTGAGTCGGTCGAGTATAAAAATGAGGACCTTCACTTTTCACACGGTGAAAGATTGATTACTGAAGAACAAATTCATGGATTTGATGATGAAATTATCATTGAAGAATCTGATTCTTCTGATGATGAATCTTTCCATTCTTTCTGCAATTCATGTTCGCCACAAGTGAGAAATTCCAATACATCAGCCTGTAGCATTTCCGAACTTTTTGAAGCTCCTTCTCAAGATGACCAAAATAAAGAATCACTCATTCTTATATCTTCAGAGATTTCGCACTCTAATCCCATTTTATCAGCCCCATGTTCCCCCCTGCAGCCGCCACCACCGCCCCCGCCGCCACCACCTTCAGTGCCATTCATGCACGTTTCTTCATCTCCTTCCTTAAAAGCAAAATCCAACATTAAATCGTCCACATTGACGAATTTTTCGTACTCCAAAGCTCCAAAAACAAGTCCTCCACCGCCATCGGCACCATCCCTTTCGAAAGGGAACACTAACAATCCTCTCAAAATTCCACCTCCTCCACCTTCCCAGCTCAATCAACGTATGCCGTCAGGAAAATATGGCTCGCCATTACCGAAGCTCAAACCACTCCACTGGGACAAAGTTCGAGCTACGCCAGATCGATCAACGGTGTGGGACAAGCTTCGGTCAAGCTCGTTTGA ATTTGATGAGGAAATGATTGAGTCACTTTTCGGGTACAACCTCCAAAATACCATCAAGATGGGTGAAGCAAAAAGCAAAACTCCATCACCGAGCAAGCATGTCCTCGACCCTAAAAGATTACATAACATAACTATACTTTCTAAAGCACTGAACGTCACTGCAGCACAAGTATGCGGAGCGCTAATCCGAG GGGATGGTCTGTCGTTGCAAGATTTAGAAACACTTTCAAAGATGGTTCCAACTAAGGAAGAAGAGGCTAAGCTCTCAAACTACAGAGGAGATGTTCTTGAATTAGGATCAGCTGAGAAATTAGTGAAGGAGATGCTCAAGATACCATTTGCATTTGCAAGAATAGAGGCTATGCTATACCGAGAGACTTTTGAAGATGAGGTCTTTCATCTCATAAAATCTTTCTCAATGCTCGAG GAGGCGTGCAAGGAACTAAGATCGAGCCGACTCTTCCTAAAACTACTTGAGGCTGTTCTCAAAACAGGAAACAGAATGAACATTGGAACGACAAGGGGAGGCGCCAAAGCTTTCAAGCTTGACGCCCTTCTTAAACTTGCTGATGTAAAGGGAACAGATGGAAAAACTACACTACTTCATTTTGTCGTCCAAGAAATCATGCGGTCAGAGGGATTACGAGTATCAGAAAGCATAATGGGCAGAATCAATATGAGAAGCAACACTTCAAACATCGAAGATAAGGAAGAAAAATACAGGAAAATGGGCTTAGATCTTGTCTCCGGTTTAAGCACCGAGCTATGCAATGTCAAAAAAACAGCAACAATAGACTTGGATGTTCTTGCAAGTTCGGTCACAAATTTATCTGAAAGAATGCGTGAACTGCAACAGTTGGTTCAAAAGGACATGATAATGGAAGAAACAAAGGGTAACTTTGTTATTTCGATGAGATCATTCTTGAAGTATGCAAAAACGAAGGTGAAAGAAGTGCAACAAGATGAGAATAGAGTCTCGTTACATGTTAAAGAAATCACCGAATATTTTCATGGAAACGTAAGCAAAGACGAATTGAACCCACTTCGTATTTTTGTAATTGTAAGAGATTTTTTGTGTACGTTAGATAATGTGTGCAAGGAACTGAGGAGCTCGAAAACACCTCGAGGTCCTAACCCTTTATCTGTATTCTGA
- the LOC140958549 gene encoding stress-related protein-like isoform X2, with product MEQPDSNFDKSLKYLEFVQVAALHALICASRLYNYAKEKSGPLKPGIHSVEDTVKNVVFPVYDRYHHLPIEVLMFLDRKVDESVNKVQSSVPPTLKQVSTQAMDTAQKAPQAARSVLADVKNTGMVETASGLATTVYTKCEPTAKYMYTKYEPVAESAWQSLNKMPLFPRVAQAVAPTASYCSEKYNQAVQVSSEKGFKVASYLPLVPTEKIAKMLNTGNMAEPLVSGVH from the exons ATGGAGCAACCAGATTCTAATTTC GACAAGAGTCTGAAATACCTTGAATTCGTGCAAGTCGCGGCTCTCCATGCCCTTATTTGCGCTTCCAGGCTCTACAACTACGCAAAGGAAAAGTCTGGCCCTTTGAAGCCCGGAATCCACTCCGTCGAGGATACCGTCAAAAACGTCGTCTTCCCTGTTTACGACAGATATCATCATCTCCCTATCGAGGTCCTCATGTTTCTCGATCGCAAG GTTGACGAATCTGTGAACAAGGTGCAGAGTAGTGTACCCCCAACTCTGAAGCAAGTATCAACCCAAGCCATGGATACAGCTCAGAAAGCTCCACAGGCTGCTCGTTCAGTCCTGGCAGATGTCAAGAATACGGGCATGGTGGAGACGGCCTCGGGGCTTGCAACAACTGTGTACACAAAGTGTGAGCCTACTGCCAAGTACATGTACACCAAATATGAACCCGTGGCCGAGTCCGCCTGGCAATCCCTGAATAAGATGCCACTCTTCCCTCGAGTGGCTCAAGCTGTTGCTCCGACAGCCAGTTATTGTTCGGAGAAGTATAATCAAGCCGTTCAAGTTTCATCTGAGAAAGGGTTCAAGGTTGCTTCGTATCTCCCATTGGTACCCACCGAAAAAATCGCTAAGATGCTTAACACTGGAAACATGGCGGAGCCTTTGGTTTCTGGTGTCCATTGA
- the LOC140958549 gene encoding stress-related protein-like isoform X1 — MFCCIIYDLPFLCNCVNMDKDKSLKYLEFVQVAALHALICASRLYNYAKEKSGPLKPGIHSVEDTVKNVVFPVYDRYHHLPIEVLMFLDRKVDESVNKVQSSVPPTLKQVSTQAMDTAQKAPQAARSVLADVKNTGMVETASGLATTVYTKCEPTAKYMYTKYEPVAESAWQSLNKMPLFPRVAQAVAPTASYCSEKYNQAVQVSSEKGFKVASYLPLVPTEKIAKMLNTGNMAEPLVSGVH, encoded by the exons atgtTTTGCTGTATTATTTATGATCTGCCTTTCCTCTGTAATTGTGTCAACATGGACAAGGACAAGAGTCTGAAATACCTTGAATTCGTGCAAGTCGCGGCTCTCCATGCCCTTATTTGCGCTTCCAGGCTCTACAACTACGCAAAGGAAAAGTCTGGCCCTTTGAAGCCCGGAATCCACTCCGTCGAGGATACCGTCAAAAACGTCGTCTTCCCTGTTTACGACAGATATCATCATCTCCCTATCGAGGTCCTCATGTTTCTCGATCGCAAG GTTGACGAATCTGTGAACAAGGTGCAGAGTAGTGTACCCCCAACTCTGAAGCAAGTATCAACCCAAGCCATGGATACAGCTCAGAAAGCTCCACAGGCTGCTCGTTCAGTCCTGGCAGATGTCAAGAATACGGGCATGGTGGAGACGGCCTCGGGGCTTGCAACAACTGTGTACACAAAGTGTGAGCCTACTGCCAAGTACATGTACACCAAATATGAACCCGTGGCCGAGTCCGCCTGGCAATCCCTGAATAAGATGCCACTCTTCCCTCGAGTGGCTCAAGCTGTTGCTCCGACAGCCAGTTATTGTTCGGAGAAGTATAATCAAGCCGTTCAAGTTTCATCTGAGAAAGGGTTCAAGGTTGCTTCGTATCTCCCATTGGTACCCACCGAAAAAATCGCTAAGATGCTTAACACTGGAAACATGGCGGAGCCTTTGGTTTCTGGTGTCCATTGA
- the LOC140960415 gene encoding pentatricopeptide repeat-containing protein At4g25270, chloroplastic: MKLCLQLPFSYPSFSCSARKKKRQLRIQIYQNPKPKLHFPKSAPTPLLIHQNIIPRSKIQALETVIEKLEASVKTGIIIEDPQIFASLLETCAQLKAIDLGIKVHNLIPLKLLGKNVGISSKLIRLYASNGYVEKAHEMFDRMSGRNSSAFPWNSLISGYVEMGLYEDALALYFQMVEEDMEPDEYTFPRVLKACGGIGMIQVGEEIHRHVIRFGLGNDTFVLNSLVDMYAKCGDIVKARHVFDRINDKDLISWNTMIIGYFMHNLETEAFEIFRWMISRSCEPDSVTMSSVLSSISPYMIGAQVHGWIIRRGMEWNLSVGNSLILFYSNQDKLNQARWLFECMPERDTVSWNSIISAHSKDPQALEYFKRMMESGEASPDSITFVSLLSACAHLGLVKDGEELFVLMTEGICLSPSMEHYGCMVNLYGKAGLIDEAYKFISSKMEFEAGPTVWGALLYACYVHGNINIGEIAAKHMFELEPDGEHNFELLMKIYRNVGRYEDMDRIKVAMMERGLDL; encoded by the coding sequence ATGAAGCTTTGCTTGCAGCTGCCATTTTCATACCCAAGCTTCTCTTGCAGCGCAAGAAAGAAGAAACGACAGTTACGAATTCAAATCTACCAAAATCCTAAACCAAAACTTCATTTCCCAAAATCAGCGCCAACCCCACTCTTAATCCACCAAAATATCATTCCCCGGTCCAAAATCCAGGCCCTGGAAACTGTCATCGAAAAACTAGAAGCCTCTGTGAAGACTGGCATTATAATCGAGGATCCTCAAATCTTTGCGTCGCTTCTTGAAACCTGTGCCCAATTGAAAGCTATTGATCTAGGTATTAAAGTTCATAATCTCATTCCTCTTAAGCTTTTGGGTAAGAATGTCGGAATTTCATCAAAGCTTATCCGTTTGTATGCTAGTAATGGGTACGTGGAGAAAGCACACGAAATGTTTGATCGAATGAGTGGCCGAAATTCGTCCGCTTTTCCGTGGAATTCGCTTATTTCTGGCTATGTAGAGATGGGTTTGTATGAAGATGCGCTGGCATTGTACTTTCAGATGGTGGAAGAGGACATGGAGCCTGACGAGTACACTTTTCCGCGGGTGTTGAAGGCTTGTGGAGGAATTGGTATGATTCAAGTTGGTGAAGAGATTCATCGGCATGTGATCAGGTTCGGGCTTGGCAATGACACGTTTGTGCTGAATTCTCTTGTTGATATGTATGCCAAATGTGGCGACATTGTCAAGGCTCGGCACGTGTTTGATCGAATTAACGATAAGGACTTGATTTCTTGGAATACTATGATTATTGGGTACTTCATGCACAATCTTGAAACCGAAGCATTTGAGATCTTTCGGTGGATGATATCCAGAAGCTGTGAACCTGACTCTGTTACCATGTCATCCGTTTTGAGTAGCATTTCACCTTACATGATCGGGGCACAAGTACATGGATGGATTATTCGAAGAGGGATGGAGTGGAATTTATCCGTAGGTAACTCTTTGATCCTTTTTTACTCGAACCAGGATAAGTTAAACCAAGCAAGATGGTTATTCGAGTGTATGCCCGAGAGGGATACAGTCTCATGGAACTCAATAATTTCAGCCCACTCGAAGGATCCCCAAGCTCTTGAGTACTTCAAACGCATGATGGAATCTGGTGAGGCCTCGCCAGATTCAATCACATTTGTTTCATTGTTATCTGCTTGTGCTCATTTGGGATTGGTGAAAGATGGGGAAGAGTTGTTTGTTTTGATGACCGAGGGGATTTGTTTGAGCCCGAGTATGGAGCACTATGGGTGTATGGTGAATCTTTATGGAAAGGCGGGATTGATCGACGAAGCATACAAGTTTATATCCAGTAAAATGGAGTTCGAGGCTGGGCCGACTGTATGGGGTGCGTTGCTTTATGCTTGTTATGTCCATGGTAACATTAATATAGGAGAGATAGCTGCAAAACATATGTTTGAGTTGGAGCCAGATGGGGAGCATAATTTTGAACTCTTGATGAAGATTTATCGAAATGTGGGTCGTTACGAGGACATGGATCGAATAAAAGTTGCAATGATGGAACGAGGACTGGACTTGTGA